The Verrucomicrobiaceae bacterium genome has a window encoding:
- a CDS encoding NAD(+)/NADH kinase produces the protein MPARLALFGGSFNPPGLHHAHIARELTRHFDEVRIIPCGPRPDKPVTDSVPPVYRAALADIAFGGIHGVTVDLSDFERDTFSRNHELQTRFEGDYEVWHVVGADLLTGGASGQSAIQRTWERGAELWFTARFAVMQRPGYSLKEADLPPHSRIIDINVEGASSTIRGLLEHGQTVSEMLHPRAFAYIERYGLYRAPIPANWARGSLVHSRYFLQADAKNPQARELAAPLEKNHTPASEADFITVIGGDGAMLRGIREHWRGRLPFFGINAGHIGFLLNGAEHAGSAAFPPCDVIFRQLPMLFLEFEDDAGRRHTAHGFNDAWLERLTAQSAWLEIIVNGVPRIPKLVSDGALVATAAGSTAYARSMGASPLLADTPAWLLVGSNVLEPAHWRSALLSPDTTVEIRCLDPKRRPVEGYVDGQSVGEVVRMRARLSRAAAAELVFCASHDMAEKIAAIQFGA, from the coding sequence ATGCCCGCACGTCTCGCCCTTTTCGGCGGCAGCTTCAATCCACCTGGCCTCCATCACGCGCACATCGCGCGGGAGCTGACGCGTCACTTTGATGAAGTGCGTATCATCCCCTGTGGCCCACGACCAGACAAGCCCGTCACCGATAGCGTGCCACCGGTCTATCGTGCAGCCCTCGCAGACATCGCTTTTGGCGGCATCCATGGCGTCACGGTCGATCTGAGTGATTTCGAGCGTGATACCTTTTCTCGGAATCACGAGCTACAGACTCGCTTCGAAGGAGACTATGAGGTCTGGCACGTCGTCGGTGCAGACCTGCTCACTGGCGGTGCCAGTGGCCAGTCCGCCATCCAGCGCACCTGGGAGCGTGGGGCAGAGCTCTGGTTCACGGCACGCTTCGCGGTGATGCAGCGCCCGGGTTACTCACTCAAGGAGGCGGATCTGCCGCCCCACTCACGCATCATTGATATCAACGTCGAAGGAGCCAGCAGCACGATCCGTGGGCTGCTAGAGCATGGTCAAACCGTATCCGAGATGCTCCATCCGCGTGCTTTTGCCTACATCGAGCGCTACGGCCTCTACCGCGCTCCGATCCCTGCAAACTGGGCCCGTGGTAGCCTGGTCCACTCACGCTACTTCCTCCAGGCCGACGCAAAAAATCCCCAAGCACGCGAGCTCGCCGCCCCTTTGGAAAAAAACCACACTCCGGCCTCCGAGGCCGATTTCATCACCGTCATCGGCGGTGATGGGGCGATGCTACGTGGCATCCGCGAGCACTGGCGCGGTCGATTGCCTTTTTTCGGCATCAATGCTGGCCACATCGGCTTCCTGCTCAATGGGGCCGAGCACGCCGGATCAGCCGCCTTCCCGCCCTGCGACGTTATTTTCCGCCAACTGCCGATGCTGTTCCTGGAGTTCGAGGACGATGCAGGTCGGCGCCACACGGCACATGGATTCAATGACGCCTGGCTAGAGCGGCTCACCGCGCAGTCCGCATGGCTGGAGATCATCGTCAATGGCGTGCCCCGCATCCCCAAACTCGTCAGCGATGGTGCCCTGGTGGCCACAGCCGCCGGTAGCACGGCCTACGCCCGCAGTATGGGGGCCTCCCCCCTGCTCGCAGACACCCCTGCGTGGCTCCTCGTCGGCTCGAATGTGCTGGAGCCTGCCCACTGGCGCAGCGCCCTGCTTTCACCCGATACCACTGTGGAAATACGCTGCCTCGATCCCAAGCGCAGGCCCGTGGAGGGCTACGTCGATGGTCAGAGTGTCGGTGAAGTCGTCCGGATGCGTGCGCGGCTCTCCCGCGCGGCTGCGGCGGAGCTCGTCTTCTGCGCTAGCCATGACATGGCGGAAAAAATCGCCGCCATTCAGTTCGGTGCCTGA
- a CDS encoding UDP-glucose/GDP-mannose dehydrogenase family protein — protein MKLTIIGSGYVGLTTGACFAEVGHHVCCVDNNEQKVKTLLAGEIPIYEPGLEAMVKKNVAAKRLRFTTSTEEGVEHGEVIFIAVPTPPQADGSVDLSFIEKVAREIAVHLNSYRVIVDKSTVPVKTGERVSNTIRRYSKPGVEFDVVSNPEFLREGSAVEDLMKPDRIVIGGNSDRALALMQKIYEPFVAPVLVTDINSAELIKHAANSFLALKISYANALSEICEAAGADVIKVTEGIGTDKRIGRAFLNAGLGYGGSCFPKDIAAFIAIARQMGTPFKLLEEVQRINEHQFTRFLAGIREALWVLKEKKLAVWGLSFKPNTDDVRSSTAISLVEALVAEGAAVTAYDPKAMDKARELPIASKIKFASSALEAATDAEALIIATEWPEFASIDLADLREAMRTPLIFDGRNLIDPIAAADFGFQYRGIGRGVVQERG, from the coding sequence ATGAAACTCACCATCATCGGCTCTGGTTACGTCGGACTCACCACAGGTGCCTGCTTTGCAGAAGTAGGCCACCACGTCTGCTGTGTGGATAACAACGAGCAGAAAGTAAAGACCCTCCTCGCTGGAGAAATCCCCATCTACGAGCCCGGCCTAGAGGCCATGGTAAAGAAAAACGTGGCCGCCAAGCGCCTGCGCTTCACCACCAGCACCGAGGAAGGCGTGGAGCATGGCGAAGTGATCTTCATCGCCGTCCCCACACCACCCCAGGCGGATGGCAGCGTCGATCTGAGCTTCATCGAAAAAGTCGCCCGCGAAATCGCCGTCCACCTCAACTCCTACCGCGTCATCGTCGATAAGAGCACTGTGCCAGTCAAAACCGGCGAACGCGTCTCCAACACCATCCGCCGCTACTCGAAGCCCGGCGTGGAATTCGATGTCGTGAGCAATCCAGAATTCCTCCGCGAAGGCAGCGCGGTGGAAGACCTCATGAAGCCCGACCGCATCGTCATCGGAGGCAACAGTGACCGCGCCCTCGCCCTGATGCAGAAGATTTATGAGCCCTTTGTCGCTCCCGTGCTCGTCACCGACATCAACAGCGCCGAGCTCATCAAACACGCTGCCAATAGCTTCCTCGCCCTCAAAATCAGCTACGCCAACGCCTTATCCGAAATCTGCGAAGCCGCTGGGGCAGATGTCATCAAAGTCACCGAAGGCATCGGCACCGACAAACGCATCGGCCGCGCCTTCCTCAATGCCGGCCTCGGCTACGGCGGCTCATGTTTCCCCAAGGACATCGCCGCCTTTATCGCCATCGCACGCCAGATGGGCACGCCATTCAAGCTCCTGGAAGAAGTCCAGCGCATCAATGAGCACCAATTCACGCGCTTCCTCGCTGGCATCCGTGAGGCACTCTGGGTGCTCAAAGAAAAAAAACTCGCCGTCTGGGGCCTCAGCTTCAAACCCAATACCGATGATGTACGCAGCTCCACCGCCATCAGCCTCGTCGAGGCCCTAGTCGCCGAAGGAGCCGCTGTGACAGCCTATGACCCCAAAGCGATGGATAAAGCCCGTGAGCTCCCCATCGCCTCCAAGATCAAATTCGCCTCCAGCGCCCTCGAGGCCGCTACGGATGCCGAAGCACTCATCATCGCCACCGAATGGCCAGAATTCGCCTCCATCGACCTCGCAGATCTCCGTGAGGCCATGCGCACTCCGCTCATCTTTGATGGCCGCAACCTCATCGACCCCATCGCCGCAGCCGACTTCGGATTCCAATACCGCGGCATCGGACGCGGTGTGGTACAGGAGCGTGGTTAA
- a CDS encoding Mpv17/PMP22 family protein, producing MPDSSPATPGILSSISSVFRQNRVPCVLLNIVVVLLVGSYYQLPAVADAWQSIGELKIRWSYFFSLCSTILAAVLLPSFVQWLLGTLPQADRMRRIGLLALFWGYRGMEIDLFYRLQGYLFGTGNDARTLITKVAVDQFIMSPLWFVPTLLIAMRWVDMGGSWARTRATLDRSFWTRTCPTVLITNWLVWIPTLALVYSLPPALQFPLFSVVMCFFILIVTVLARQQTAE from the coding sequence ATGCCAGACTCATCCCCAGCTACTCCTGGCATCCTCTCCAGCATCAGCAGCGTCTTCCGGCAGAACCGCGTGCCCTGCGTGCTGCTCAACATCGTCGTCGTGCTACTCGTCGGTAGCTACTATCAGCTCCCAGCCGTCGCAGATGCATGGCAGAGCATCGGCGAGCTTAAAATACGCTGGTCCTACTTCTTCTCCCTCTGCTCCACCATCCTCGCCGCAGTCCTACTGCCGTCGTTTGTCCAATGGTTACTCGGCACACTCCCCCAGGCGGACCGCATGCGGAGAATCGGCCTCCTAGCGCTCTTTTGGGGTTACCGCGGCATGGAGATCGACCTTTTTTACCGCCTCCAGGGCTACCTCTTCGGCACCGGCAATGATGCACGCACCCTCATCACCAAAGTCGCCGTGGACCAATTCATCATGAGCCCACTCTGGTTCGTGCCCACACTACTCATCGCCATGCGCTGGGTGGACATGGGCGGCTCCTGGGCACGCACCCGAGCCACACTCGATCGCAGCTTTTGGACACGCACCTGCCCCACCGTCCTCATCACCAACTGGCTCGTGTGGATACCCACGCTCGCACTCGTCTATAGCCTCCCACCCGCCTTGCAGTTCCCACTCTTCTCGGTCGTGATGTGCTTTTTCATCCTCATCGTCACCGTCCTCGCACGGCAGCAGACCGCAGAGTAA
- a CDS encoding (Fe-S)-binding protein, producing the protein MHCGMCLPTCPTYVETKMERNSPRGRISLMRSVADGELAITRELSDEMYYCLGCLACQTACPAGVKYAELFETARASVEQAGVARSTQRDFWRWLTLNVLFMHPWLLRLVGRCLRLYQKTGLDRFMRRMRFFGLMPRSLAKLEPQTPRIADAFSDEIITSIETLATAVKHRVGMLTGCVQDLAFSSINRDTVDVLLANGCEIITPRSQSCCGSLHAHNGELELARELARRQIDAFPQLESLDAIITNAGGCGSHLKSYGHLLHDDPHYAARAALWDQKVQDIHEWLVRSRFRPPQANAGITEITYHESCHLTHGQKIVSEPRQVLTSIPGLTLKELPESNWCCGSAGIYNITQPEQSQKLLERKIAHIRSTKAPFVATSNPGCHLQLANGLRATGETVTQPVTLLAQAYRAEKTANGALAE; encoded by the coding sequence ATGCACTGCGGCATGTGCCTGCCGACATGCCCCACCTATGTGGAGACCAAAATGGAGCGGAACAGCCCGCGCGGACGCATCTCCCTCATGCGCTCCGTCGCCGATGGCGAGCTAGCGATCACTCGTGAGCTCTCCGACGAAATGTACTACTGTCTGGGCTGCCTCGCCTGCCAAACTGCCTGCCCAGCAGGAGTCAAATACGCAGAGCTCTTTGAAACTGCCCGCGCCTCCGTAGAACAAGCAGGCGTCGCCCGCAGCACCCAGCGTGACTTCTGGCGCTGGCTCACACTCAACGTGCTATTCATGCACCCGTGGCTCCTGCGGCTCGTCGGCCGCTGTTTGCGCCTCTATCAAAAAACGGGCCTCGATCGCTTCATGCGCCGCATGCGCTTCTTTGGCCTCATGCCCCGCTCACTTGCGAAACTCGAGCCGCAAACACCACGCATCGCAGACGCCTTTTCGGACGAAATCATCACCAGCATCGAAACACTTGCCACCGCAGTGAAACACCGCGTCGGCATGCTCACCGGCTGCGTACAGGACTTAGCCTTTTCCAGCATCAACCGCGACACCGTCGATGTCCTGCTAGCCAATGGCTGCGAAATCATCACCCCACGCTCACAGAGCTGCTGCGGCTCACTCCACGCCCACAATGGAGAGCTCGAGCTCGCCCGCGAACTGGCCCGCAGACAAATCGATGCCTTCCCGCAGCTCGAATCGCTCGATGCCATCATCACCAATGCCGGCGGCTGCGGCTCCCACTTGAAGAGCTACGGCCATCTCCTCCACGATGACCCACACTACGCCGCGAGAGCAGCCCTTTGGGACCAAAAAGTGCAAGACATCCACGAGTGGCTCGTGCGTAGCCGCTTTCGTCCACCACAAGCAAACGCAGGCATCACCGAAATCACCTACCACGAAAGCTGCCACCTCACCCACGGCCAAAAAATCGTCTCCGAGCCACGCCAAGTGCTCACCAGCATCCCCGGCCTCACCCTCAAAGAACTGCCCGAGTCCAACTGGTGCTGCGGCAGTGCCGGCATCTACAACATCACCCAGCCCGAGCAGAGTCAGAAGCTCCTCGAACGAAAAATCGCACACATCCGCTCAACAAAGGCCCCATTCGTCGCCACCAGCAATCCCGGCTGCCACCTCCAACTCGCCAATGGACTCCGCGCCACAGGCGAAACCGTCACCCAGCCCGTCACGCTGCTAGCGCAAGCCTACCGTGCCGAAAAAACAGCAAACGGAGCACTCGCAGAGTAA
- a CDS encoding chemotaxis protein CheW, which translates to MDRTFRLQEQEREMFVGLMRMYEEFGQLRVVTYCVLANHFHVLVQVPRRPQVMPAEQEVVGIVRRAFGKAAAWKLQEELEHFHKIGAHAEAQKIIDGLTARTWDVSAFMKSLKQRFTQWFNKCQKRKGTLWEERFRSTLVEGGGVALAMVAAYVDLNPVRARLVSDPKDYRWCGYAAAVAGVRRAREGIEVAVRAYWEGRKAPYGVLESYRQMMFTWGVKSKVDAEGRTRGAIRQEDYAEVVRSGGKLPVAELLRCRVRYFTDGAVIGSKCFVDAMFKSHRRRFGAGRKDGARKVRGLLKAKEDDAGLYSMRDLRVDVFGPRG; encoded by the coding sequence GTGGATAGAACGTTCCGATTGCAGGAGCAGGAACGGGAGATGTTCGTGGGGCTGATGCGGATGTATGAGGAGTTCGGTCAGCTGCGAGTGGTGACTTACTGCGTGTTGGCGAATCATTTTCATGTGCTTGTTCAGGTGCCGCGTCGTCCACAGGTGATGCCTGCCGAGCAGGAGGTGGTGGGGATCGTGCGTAGGGCGTTTGGCAAGGCTGCGGCTTGGAAGCTTCAGGAGGAATTGGAGCATTTTCACAAGATCGGGGCACATGCGGAGGCTCAAAAGATTATCGACGGGCTGACGGCGCGGACGTGGGATGTGTCGGCGTTTATGAAGTCGCTGAAACAGCGATTCACGCAGTGGTTTAACAAGTGCCAGAAGCGCAAAGGGACGCTGTGGGAGGAGCGTTTTCGCAGTACGCTGGTGGAGGGCGGTGGTGTGGCGCTAGCCATGGTGGCGGCGTATGTGGATCTAAACCCGGTGCGAGCGAGATTGGTGAGTGATCCAAAGGATTACCGCTGGTGTGGCTATGCGGCGGCGGTGGCGGGTGTGAGGCGTGCGCGGGAGGGTATCGAGGTGGCGGTGCGGGCGTATTGGGAGGGTAGAAAGGCGCCGTATGGTGTGCTGGAGAGCTACCGGCAGATGATGTTTACCTGGGGGGTGAAGTCCAAAGTGGATGCAGAAGGGCGGACGCGAGGTGCGATCCGACAGGAGGACTATGCAGAGGTGGTGAGGAGTGGCGGGAAGTTGCCCGTGGCGGAGCTGTTGAGGTGCCGCGTGCGCTATTTCACGGATGGGGCGGTAATTGGGTCCAAATGCTTTGTGGATGCGATGTTTAAGTCGCATCGACGGCGATTTGGCGCGGGGCGCAAGGATGGTGCGCGTAAGGTGCGTGGTTTGCTGAAGGCAAAGGAGGACGACGCGGGGCTTTACTCGATGCGTGATTTGCGAGTGGATGTCTTCGGGCCGCGTGGGTGA
- the hflX gene encoding GTPase HflX has protein sequence MFDVREKPNQVERAFLVGACFDRRDKPEAQALLDELGELVRTLGIEVVGTDLVYARERTPRHLIGSGKSEEIIAKAKALQSDCIVWDNELSPAQQRAWESEGDICVIDRHEVILDIFNMRARTREARLQVELARLEYSLPRLTRMWAHLDRQGGGAGGGKGGAGAARGEGETQLETDRRLAHQRLDRVKAELEDVRRVRDTMRKERSRVPVPHAAIVGYTNAGKSSLLNKLTASDVLAENKLFATLDTTTRRMELPDGQQMLVTDTVGFVRNLPHDLVQSFRATLEEAVLADFLIHVVDASSPEAEKFHHTTTTVLGELGAGEKRVLLVLNKIDLIDDIRMQELRRAFPDAVEISVKTGQGIDDLHHRLHDFMIDRVVRLDLDLPLDRMDLVALAHQEGKVIAEDYETGRAKVQCVVPKRLESRFTPYLAK, from the coding sequence ATGTTTGATGTACGAGAAAAACCCAACCAAGTCGAACGCGCCTTTTTAGTCGGAGCGTGCTTTGACCGTCGTGACAAACCTGAGGCACAAGCTCTCCTCGATGAGTTGGGGGAACTGGTGCGCACACTCGGCATCGAAGTCGTAGGCACAGACCTGGTCTATGCCCGTGAGCGCACGCCACGTCACCTCATTGGCAGCGGAAAATCGGAGGAAATCATCGCCAAAGCAAAAGCTCTCCAATCAGACTGCATCGTCTGGGACAATGAGCTCTCACCCGCCCAGCAACGAGCCTGGGAAAGCGAGGGAGACATCTGCGTCATCGACCGGCATGAGGTGATCCTGGACATTTTCAACATGCGTGCCCGCACCCGCGAGGCTCGGCTCCAGGTCGAGCTAGCACGCCTCGAATACTCACTCCCCCGCCTCACCCGCATGTGGGCACACCTTGACCGACAAGGCGGCGGAGCAGGCGGCGGCAAGGGCGGCGCAGGAGCTGCCCGTGGAGAAGGTGAAACGCAGCTCGAAACAGACCGCCGCCTAGCCCATCAGCGGCTCGATCGCGTGAAAGCCGAGCTCGAAGACGTGCGCCGAGTGCGTGACACCATGCGTAAGGAGCGTAGCCGAGTGCCAGTGCCCCACGCAGCCATCGTCGGTTACACCAATGCAGGGAAATCATCCCTGCTCAACAAGCTCACCGCCTCAGACGTGCTCGCAGAGAACAAACTCTTTGCCACACTGGACACCACGACACGCCGCATGGAGCTACCAGATGGCCAACAGATGCTGGTGACTGACACCGTCGGTTTCGTGCGGAATCTACCGCATGACCTAGTCCAATCCTTCCGCGCCACTTTAGAGGAAGCCGTTCTCGCAGACTTTCTCATTCATGTGGTGGACGCGAGTTCACCCGAGGCGGAAAAATTTCATCATACAACCACCACAGTCCTCGGGGAACTCGGTGCCGGCGAAAAACGCGTCCTTCTGGTACTCAATAAAATCGATCTCATCGACGACATTCGGATGCAAGAACTCCGTCGAGCATTCCCAGATGCCGTAGAAATCTCCGTCAAGACCGGGCAAGGAATCGACGATCTGCATCATCGCCTCCACGACTTCATGATCGACCGGGTAGTGCGTCTAGATTTAGATTTGCCACTGGATCGAATGGATCTCGTCGCGCTGGCGCATCAGGAGGGCAAAGTCATCGCCGAAGACTACGAAACAGGCCGTGCCAAGGTCCAATGCGTCGTGCCCAAGCGTCTGGAAAGCCGATTCACCCCCTATTTGGCCAAGTAG
- the nuoL gene encoding NADH-quinone oxidoreductase subunit L — translation MPILAAVTDSQPQGQFIPTLLLLLPFLSALVILLGHKALKNASVLISVGSSVVCLFASVTLLATDGADAPVVPLLNFIDIPGFSAGIEAMIDGQSRGMMFIVTFIGMLVHIFSLGYMKDDEAKPRFFGALSLFMFSMTGIVLAANLVMMFIFWELVGLSSYLLIGHWFEKASAAEASKKAFLVNRIGDFGFMIGILLLFGLNKGDLNLDNLQDAFVQGGPLFDITKSNPGVVTAIALCLFMGCVGKSAQFPLHVWLPDAMEGPTPVSALIHAATMVAAGVYMMVRVSFVVTASPMAAEVIAGIGCFTALLAALMATQQNDIKRVLAYSTLSQLGYMVMAVGAVAIIAQAGHAPHGAHPGHPAMFHLYTHAFFKAMLFLGSGAVIYACHHEQDIWKMGGLRKHMPVTFWTFAIGTAALMGVPGLSGFVSKESILGAAYDSDCKILFYGAAITATLTAFYMTRLLIVAFLGKPRTESAHHATEVPVIMLLPLVLLAILSIFSAWESIAHFLQAMMPEHVPPHTTVLAASIIALVVGVGSAVLLYRGKDSDPVKVKLFANKFYFDEIYAVIVRVLQDRLAWIVTGIERIFVDGLIARLPAALFARIGAATRQLHAGHLQGYTFLLGGGVLGVIYLLVFVIPRTLGH, via the coding sequence ATGCCAATCCTCGCCGCCGTCACTGATTCTCAGCCTCAAGGCCAATTCATCCCCACGCTCCTGCTGTTGCTGCCCTTTTTATCCGCGCTGGTCATCCTGCTCGGCCACAAGGCACTGAAAAACGCCAGCGTGCTCATCTCGGTCGGCTCGTCGGTGGTTTGCCTCTTCGCTAGCGTCACACTGCTGGCCACAGATGGAGCGGATGCCCCCGTCGTGCCGCTTTTGAATTTCATCGACATCCCTGGCTTCAGCGCCGGGATCGAGGCCATGATCGACGGTCAAAGCCGTGGCATGATGTTCATCGTGACCTTCATCGGCATGCTGGTGCACATTTTCAGCCTCGGCTACATGAAGGACGATGAGGCCAAGCCGCGCTTCTTCGGAGCGCTGTCCCTCTTCATGTTCAGCATGACGGGCATCGTGCTGGCGGCCAATCTGGTGATGATGTTCATTTTCTGGGAACTCGTAGGACTCAGCTCCTACTTGCTGATCGGTCACTGGTTTGAAAAAGCCAGCGCCGCAGAAGCCTCCAAAAAAGCCTTCCTTGTGAACCGCATCGGTGACTTTGGCTTCATGATCGGCATTTTGCTCCTGTTTGGGCTCAACAAAGGCGATCTGAACCTCGACAACCTCCAAGACGCCTTCGTCCAAGGCGGCCCGCTTTTTGATATAACGAAAAGCAACCCTGGAGTCGTCACTGCGATCGCGCTCTGCCTCTTCATGGGCTGCGTGGGCAAGTCGGCCCAATTTCCCCTCCATGTATGGCTGCCAGACGCGATGGAGGGCCCCACACCCGTCTCCGCGCTCATCCACGCGGCCACCATGGTCGCCGCAGGTGTCTATATGATGGTGCGAGTGAGCTTTGTCGTCACCGCATCGCCTATGGCGGCGGAGGTGATCGCCGGGATCGGCTGCTTCACCGCCCTGCTCGCCGCGCTGATGGCTACGCAGCAAAATGACATCAAGCGGGTGCTCGCCTACTCCACACTCAGTCAACTCGGCTACATGGTCATGGCGGTCGGAGCCGTCGCCATCATCGCACAGGCGGGACATGCGCCGCACGGTGCACATCCCGGCCACCCGGCCATGTTCCACCTCTACACGCATGCGTTTTTCAAGGCGATGCTCTTCCTCGGTTCAGGTGCCGTGATCTACGCCTGCCACCACGAGCAGGACATCTGGAAAATGGGCGGTTTGCGCAAGCACATGCCCGTTACCTTTTGGACCTTTGCCATCGGCACCGCAGCGCTCATGGGCGTGCCAGGACTCAGCGGCTTCGTTAGCAAGGAATCCATCCTCGGTGCCGCCTATGATAGCGACTGCAAAATCCTTTTCTACGGTGCCGCCATCACAGCCACGCTCACGGCCTTCTACATGACACGGCTGCTCATCGTCGCCTTCCTCGGGAAGCCACGCACGGAGTCCGCTCACCACGCCACGGAGGTGCCAGTCATCATGCTGCTGCCACTGGTGTTGCTGGCGATCCTGTCCATTTTCTCCGCCTGGGAATCCATCGCCCATTTCCTTCAGGCCATGATGCCGGAGCACGTCCCACCACACACCACTGTGCTCGCTGCCTCTATCATCGCCCTCGTGGTCGGAGTCGGCTCGGCTGTCCTCCTCTACCGTGGCAAAGACAGCGATCCGGTGAAGGTGAAGCTTTTCGCCAACAAATTCTACTTCGACGAGATCTACGCCGTCATCGTCCGTGTGCTCCAGGATCGACTGGCGTGGATCGTCACCGGCATCGAGCGTATTTTTGTCGATGGACTCATCGCTAGGCTGCCTGCGGCGCTTTTTGCCCGTATCGGAGCCGCCACGCGTCAGCTCCACGCCGGACATCTGCAAGGCTACACCTTCCTCCTCGGTGGTGGTGTACTGGGAGTCATCTACCTATTGGTCTTTGTCATTCCTCGCACTCTCGGTCATTGA
- the nuoK gene encoding NADH-quinone oxidoreductase subunit NuoK: protein MITLGHYLVVSGLLFSLGLAGVIARRNILIIYMCLEMMLSAANLALVGFSRFHLVHGLPDYTAQSLVFFTITVAAAEVAVGLAIIVALFRAKQSVDTEAITKLQG from the coding sequence ATGATCACGCTAGGTCACTATCTCGTCGTCAGTGGACTGCTATTCTCACTCGGCCTCGCCGGAGTGATCGCCCGGCGGAACATCCTCATCATCTACATGTGCCTGGAGATGATGCTCAGTGCCGCGAACTTGGCGCTGGTGGGCTTTAGCCGCTTTCACCTCGTGCATGGTCTGCCAGACTACACCGCGCAGTCGCTCGTCTTTTTCACCATCACCGTCGCCGCCGCAGAGGTGGCCGTAGGCCTCGCCATCATCGTCGCGCTCTTCCGTGCGAAGCAAAGCGTGGACACCGAGGCCATCACCAAGCTCCAGGGCTGA
- a CDS encoding NADH-quinone oxidoreductase subunit J, whose amino-acid sequence MPPLLFYLLAAITLGFGLMVVTARNPVTSALSLASCFVGLAALFISLDAYFIGTIQVLVYAGAVMVLFLFIIMLLDIKAEEGKSKNMIAIATGAMLAALLALQITSVVGHAKIADKSPENTPLAFAEAKSTLGAAAKLPTIARDLDAGMLPDTKMIGFTLFDQYGFHLQVVGLLLLVGTVGVVVLSKREKNPGGAA is encoded by the coding sequence ATGCCTCCGCTTTTATTTTACCTCCTCGCCGCCATCACCCTGGGCTTTGGGCTCATGGTAGTCACGGCGCGGAATCCGGTCACCAGCGCTCTGTCGCTGGCCTCATGCTTTGTCGGTCTAGCCGCACTGTTCATCAGCTTAGACGCTTATTTCATCGGTACCATCCAGGTGCTGGTCTATGCGGGGGCGGTGATGGTGCTCTTCCTCTTCATCATCATGCTCCTGGACATCAAGGCAGAGGAGGGCAAGTCCAAGAACATGATCGCCATCGCTACGGGCGCGATGCTGGCTGCCCTGCTAGCCCTGCAAATCACGAGCGTGGTCGGTCACGCGAAAATCGCGGACAAATCACCAGAAAACACCCCGCTAGCCTTTGCAGAGGCGAAATCGACCCTCGGCGCAGCAGCCAAGCTGCCCACCATCGCCAGAGACCTGGATGCAGGGATGCTGCCGGATACGAAAATGATCGGTTTCACGCTCTTTGACCAATATGGCTTCCATCTCCAGGTCGTGGGCCTGCTGCTGCTCGTCGGCACGGTGGGCGTGGTGGTCCTGAGTAAACGCGAAAAGAATCCAGGAGGTGCCGCATGA